Proteins co-encoded in one Arachis stenosperma cultivar V10309 chromosome 7, arast.V10309.gnm1.PFL2, whole genome shotgun sequence genomic window:
- the LOC130939970 gene encoding jacalin-related lectin 19 — MEGTGKKKKSITVGSWGGNGGKSWDDGHFTGVREITLVYDRCIDSIRVVYDKNGKPFTAEKHGGVGGKRTAEIKLQYPDEYLISVSGHYCPVVRGGTPVIRSLTFKSNRRTFGPYGVEEGTPFTFSVDGGQVVGFKGRSDWYLDSLTFTLASAPSSKSLMNKVQRGLYRLTSTAPRSTSLKENQ; from the exons ATG GAAGGAACAggtaagaagaagaaaagcatAACAGTGGGATCATGGGGAGGAAATGGAGGGAAAAGCTGGGATGATGGGCACTTCACAGGAGTGAGAGAAATCACATTAGTTTATGATCGCTGTATAGACTCGATCCGTGTGGTTTATGATAAGAATGGAAAGCCTTTCACTGCTGAAAAACATGGAGGAGTTGGAGGCAAAAGAACAGCTGAG ATTAAGCTGCAATATCCAGATGAGTACTTGATCAGTGTTAGTGGTCACTACTGTCCGGTTGTGCGTGGTGGCACCCCAGTTATTCGGTCCTTGACGTTCAAGAGCAACCGCAGAACGTTTGGACCATACGGAGTTGAAGAAGGCACCCCATTCACCTTCTCAGTAGATGGAGGGCAAGTTGTGGGGTTTAAGGGGCGAAGCGATTGGTATTTGGATTCGCTTACATTCACGTTGGCAAGTGCACCGTCGTCAAAGTCGCTGATGAACAAGGTTCAGAGAGGCTTGTACAGGCTTACAAGCACTGCTCCAAGATCTACGTCTCTGAAGGAGAACCAGTAA
- the LOC130939840 gene encoding uncharacterized protein LOC130939840 produces the protein MVTSTLYYAQANGQVEAAHKILIGLIKKHIENRPRTWHEILSQVLWAYRNSPRGSTGTSPYKLVYGHDAVLQLEINLNTLRVSKQNDFPVDDYWNAMFDELNELDSEQILAIENVIRQKESIARSYNRRIKEKYFKIGELVLKVVLPMEKKSIFLGKWSIVGKVLFK, from the coding sequence ATGGTTACTTCGACTCTCTATTATGCACAAGCTAATGGGCAAGTAGAAGCAGCGCATAAGATATTGATAGGCTTGATTAAAAAACATATCGAGAATAGGCCTCGAACATGGCATGAGATTTTAAGTCAAGTATTATGGGCTTATCGAAACTCACCAAGAGGTTCGACAGGGACGTCACCTTATAAATTAGTATATGGCCATGATGCAGTATTGCAATTAGAGATTAATTTAAATACTTTAAGAGTATCGAAACAGAATGATTTTCCTGTTGATGATTATTGGAATGCAATGTTTGATGAGTTGAATGAATTGGATTCAGAACAAATTTTGGCAATTGAAAATGTAATTCGACAAAAAGAAAGTATTGCTCGAAGTTATAATCGTcgaatcaaagaaaaatattttaagataGGAGAATTAGTTTTGAAAGTTGTTTTACCTATGGAAAAGAAATCGATATTTCTGGGTAAGTGGTCCATAGTTGGGAAGGTCCTTTTCAAGTGA
- the LOC130942148 gene encoding ESCRT-related protein CHMP1B-like gives MGNTEKLMNQIMELKFTSKSLQRQARKCEKEEKSEKLKVKKAIEKGNMDGARIYAENAIRKRTEQMNYLRLASRLDAVVARLDTQAKMSTISKSMGNIVKSLESSLNTGNLQKMSETMDQFEKQFVNMEVQAEFMESSMAGSTSLSTPEGEVNSLMQQVADDYGLQVSVGLPQPAAHAVPAMETEKVDEDDLSRRLAELKARG, from the coding sequence ATGGGGAACACGGAGAAGCTGATGAACCAGATCATGGAACTCAAATTCACCTCGAAATCGCTACAGCGCCAGGCACGAAAGTGCGAGAAGGAAGAGAAATCGGAGAAGCTCAAGGTCAAGAAGGCCATCGAGAAAGGGAACATGGACGGCGCTCGAATCTACGCGGAGAACGCCATTCGCAAGCGCACCGAACAGATGAACTACCTCCGCCTTGCATCGCGCCTAGACGCCGTCGTCGCTCGCCTCGACACGCAGGCCAAGATGTCCACCATAAGCAAGTCCATGGGGAACATCGTCAAGTCCCTCGAGTCATCGCTCAACACCGGAAACCTCCAGAAGATGTCGGAGACAATGGATCAATTCGAGAAGCAGTTCGTCAACATGGAGGTCCAGGCTGAGTTCATGGAAAGCTCCATGGCTGGATCCACTTCGCTTTCCACGCCGGAGGGTGAGGTCAACAGTCTCATGCAACAGGTCGCCGACGATTACGGCCTTCAGGTCTCCGTCGGACTCCCTCAGCCGGCAGCACACGCCGTGCCGGCCATGGAGACCGAGAAGGTTGACGAGGACGACCTCTCCAGGCGCCTCGCCGAGCTCAAGGCTAGAGGTtaa
- the LOC130939969 gene encoding F-box/FBD/LRR-repeat protein At1g13570-like: MVSGGMQMQTRLGRKRKLKQEDSFNLVEEGSRHNEIRGEKDLNQMDQSVQSIDRISQLPEHVIHHIFAQLRNVDDAVRTSVLSKRWRALWYSYAVLVFDERKFIAGIRHGNSYNKKKRFKDYVSNSLQTRIEENPDIQKLVLHMTSFNLKAAPQVDHWLSIASGMCIKELDLHFGIKNSRRYSLPETFFLSKTLTGIRLSGCKLDACDNIMLPYLRRLCLQKIDLAEHNVQNFISGCRSIEDLRFIECAGLKNLQVSNLLRLNRVDVHHCKQLNTVDLSAPNLDTFWYRGKKSTSCKVNLEGCKSLRRLSLDHPQVTREFCKNEISKFPLLENLDLSLPDKMKYVTISNPQLRRIVLKGSNKLSFVLIDTPNLLSFEYKGETMPYVRIDPFCLRDAKLSLESRDQDIVHGDRFWFLARAFIRKFDSKGFKLVLQSSKNIAIHEDLTNISLPPLPDLSIKIFKSPSARLEDIVYGSLRTHPVLVTIISPRGSDFLKLVYTMIRFRGEDPICCNYSTPSNKCWRHFLKDVKIKNLNGEEFEVGDDKCAPHSSTWCNWCKSLYASRSCQMINLRLFWSFRLQHVETAETLQNL, encoded by the exons ATGGTTTCCGGAGGAATGCAAATGCAGACGCGCTTGGGGAGGAAAAGGAAGCTAAAGCAAGAGGATAGTTTTAACTTAGTTGAAGAGGGTTCTAGACATAATGAAATTCGAGGTGAAAAAGATTTGAACCAAATGGACCAGAGTGTTCAATCCATAGATCGTATCTCGCAACTGCCCGAACATGTCATCCATCACATCTTTGCCCAGCTTCGTAATGTAGATGATGCAGTTCGAACCAGTGTACTGTCCAAGAGATGGAGAGCACTGTGGTATTCTTATGCTGTTTTGGTTTTTGATGAAAGAAAGTTCATTGCAGGAATTCGACATGGAAATAGTTATAACAAGAAAAAGAGATTTAAAGATTATGTATCTAACAGTCTACAAACCCGCATTGAGGAAAATCCGGACATTCAGAAATTGGTGCTGCATATGACATCCTTTAACTTAAAAGCTGCTCCACAGGTAGACCATTGGTTAAGTATTGCCAGCGGAATGTGTATCAAAGAACTGGATCTCCATTTTGGCATAAAAAACAGCAGGCGCTATTCATTGCCAGAAACATTCTTTTTGTCCAAAACATTGACTGGGATAAGGTTGAGTGGCTGTAAACTGGATGCTTGCGATAACATAATGCTTCCATATCTTCGTAGGCTTTGTCTGCAAAAAATTGACTTAGCTGAGCACAACgttcaaaattttatctctGGCTGTCGCTCAATTGAGGATTTAAGGTTCATAGAGTGCGCAGGTTTGAAAAATCTACAGGTTTCAAATCTTCTTCGACTCAATAGGGTTGACGTccaccactgcaagcaactgaATACAGTTGATCTCAGTGCTCCTAATCTAGACACATTTTGGTATCGTGGCAAGAAATCAACATCTTGTAAAGTTAATTTAGAGGGCTGTAAGTCTCTGAGAAGGTTGTCATTAGATCACCCTCAAGTGACACGTGAGTTTTGTAAAAATGAAATCTCCAAGTTTCCTTTGCTTGAAAATTTGGATTTGAGTTTACCCGATAAGATGAAATATGTTACAATTTCTAACCCGCAGCTCCGGAGAATTGTTTTGAAAGGAAGCAACAAGTTGAGTTTTGTTCTAATAGACACCCCTAATCTTCTGTCCTTTGAGTACAAAGGTGAAACAATGCCTTACGTTCGTATTGATCCTTTCTGCCTCAGAGATGCCAAACTTTCTCTAGAATCTCGAGACCAAGATATTGTACATGGTGACAGATTCTGGTTTTTAGCAAGAGCGTTTATTCGTAAGTTCGATAGTAAAGGATTTAAATTGGTTCTCCAATCCAGTAAG AATATTGCTATACATGAGGATTTGACCAACATCAGCCTTCCTCCATTGCCAGACCTCAgcattaaaattttcaaatctcCTTCAGCACGTCTTGAAGACATAGTATATGGGTCGTTGCGGACACATCCTGTCTTGGTAACTATTATATCACCCCGTGGCAGTGACTTCCTCAAG TTAGTGTATACAATGATAAGGTTCAGAGGCGAGGATCCAATCTGTTGCAACTATAGCACTCCGAGCAATAAATGCTGGCGGCACTTCTTGAAAGATGTCAAGATTAAAAACCTGAATGGTGAGGAGTTTGAAGTTGGGGACGACAAATGTGCTCCTCATAGCTCCACCTGGTGTAACTGGTGTAAGTCATTGTATGCATCAAGGTCGTGCCAGATGATTAATCTTAGATTGTTCTGGAGTTTTCGATTACAGCATGTGGAGACAGCGGAAACCCTACAAAATTTGTAA